Proteins encoded within one genomic window of Candidatus Latescibacter sp.:
- a CDS encoding DoxX family membrane protein, with protein MPQYSAVQLTALVILRVLIGWHFLYEGIAKLTSPHWTAASYLLESKWIFSNIFIGMASNPVLLKLVDFMNIWGLIAVGLGLIVGAFTRISSVAGVLLLVLYYVCNPPFIGYTYSMPPEGSYMIVSKNLVEMFALVVLIVFPTGSIIGLDRILARVSEPIKKKFL; from the coding sequence TTGCCGCAGTATTCCGCCGTGCAGTTGACCGCGCTGGTCATTCTGCGGGTGCTGATCGGCTGGCATTTTCTCTATGAGGGAATTGCCAAGCTTACCTCCCCGCACTGGACTGCGGCCAGCTATCTCCTGGAATCGAAATGGATTTTTTCCAACATTTTCATCGGGATGGCATCCAATCCGGTCTTGCTGAAGCTGGTCGATTTCATGAATATCTGGGGGCTGATTGCTGTAGGGCTTGGACTGATTGTGGGCGCTTTTACCCGGATTTCGAGCGTCGCAGGGGTGCTGCTCCTGGTTTTATACTATGTATGCAACCCGCCGTTCATTGGTTACACCTATTCGATGCCTCCGGAAGGCAGCTATATGATTGTCAGCAAGAACCTGGTCGAGATGTTCGCGCTTGTTGTGCTGATTGTATTTCCCACCGGCTCGATCATCGGGCTGGACAGAATACTTGCGCGGGTGAGTGAGCCGATAAAGAAAAAATTTTTGTAA
- a CDS encoding two-component regulator propeller domain-containing protein, translating into MKYILICIMSIGFSFSADADWNFVPYPSDKPVENIITSIAVDHDGVIWIGCDNGIVWSRKNDQWYTYSRNITGLSSWSVFDILVDNDNNKWFASGYSYTADPLVVSFDGDVWKQFPFIIISSVPGEPVFQRPINPVRQIALDKNNVLWFAGQGGVIQLNPDMSLKAYYGKGSIFFNSIVTSVSVDLNNIKWFGISYTDSTSNSGDLASYDGITWKLHNQSDVPVAGKSINEVECGVDNSLCISLYFEEGTYLYKNSLWTKIDSLHGPNLSSPAADKKGGFWLLVYDFLHKPVLFNGVLRLTDTDTEMFFNKSLFNDFFLYKIYVDTNNTKWFVSRNGIWRYDESGTGVSQKENRYDILSLANHPNPFNSSTILSFTLPASGAAALELYSLAGQRVRTLVSGSLSASSHSVIWDGRDDFGKPVSSGVYLSRLQMGDNVAFGRMILLK; encoded by the coding sequence ATGAAGTATATCCTGATATGTATCATGTCCATCGGATTTTCTTTCAGCGCCGATGCGGATTGGAATTTTGTCCCGTATCCATCTGATAAACCTGTTGAAAATATTATTACATCAATCGCGGTTGATCATGATGGCGTAATTTGGATCGGATGCGATAACGGTATCGTATGGAGCCGGAAAAATGATCAATGGTATACATATTCAAGAAATATTACAGGATTATCTAGTTGGTCTGTATTTGACATTCTTGTTGACAACGACAATAATAAATGGTTTGCTTCAGGTTACAGTTATACCGCAGATCCCCTTGTGGTGAGTTTCGACGGCGATGTCTGGAAACAATTTCCTTTCATTATTATTTCAAGTGTTCCGGGAGAACCGGTTTTCCAACGGCCGATTAATCCTGTAAGACAGATTGCGCTTGATAAAAATAATGTTCTTTGGTTCGCAGGACAAGGAGGGGTAATTCAACTCAATCCGGATATGAGTTTGAAAGCTTATTATGGTAAAGGTAGTATTTTTTTCAATTCAATTGTCACATCCGTTTCCGTGGACCTGAATAATATTAAATGGTTTGGTATCAGTTATACTGATTCTACCTCGAACAGCGGCGACCTTGCAAGTTATGACGGGATAACATGGAAATTACATAATCAGTCGGATGTTCCGGTTGCAGGAAAATCTATTAATGAAGTTGAATGTGGTGTCGATAATTCTCTTTGTATAAGCCTTTATTTTGAAGAAGGAACATATCTTTATAAAAATTCATTGTGGACGAAAATTGATTCATTACATGGGCCAAACCTGTCATCTCCTGCTGCAGATAAGAAAGGCGGATTCTGGCTCCTTGTTTATGATTTTTTACATAAACCTGTTCTGTTCAACGGTGTTCTTCGCTTAACTGATACTGATACGGAAATGTTCTTTAACAAGAGTCTCTTCAATGATTTTTTTCTCTATAAAATATATGTGGACACAAACAACACGAAATGGTTTGTCAGTCGTAATGGAATTTGGCGGTATGATGAGTCAGGCACGGGGGTTTCACAAAAAGAAAACAGATATGATATTCTGTCGCTGGCAAATCACCCAAACCCTTTCAATTCCTCGACTATCCTCTCATTCACCCTCCCTGCCTCCGGCGCCGCCGCCCTTGAGCTCTATTCTCTCGCCGGCCAGCGCGTCCGCACCCTTGTTTCCGGTTCTCTCTCCGCTAGTTCGCATTCCGTAATATGGGATGGCCGCGATGATTTCGGGAAGCCGGTTTCCTCCGGTGTATATCTTTCACGGCTTCAGATGGGGGATAACGTTGCGTTTGGGCGGATGATTCTCCTGAAATAG
- a CDS encoding Gfo/Idh/MocA family oxidoreductase has protein sequence MYEKQLSRRSFIKTAALAGSAASFGGLIPSRVLGANDRINFGIIGVGGQGGGHLRSLVKRSKDDNIQVVAVCDVFQKRLSEAKNVCGGEGYMDFRKLLDRKDIDAVLIATPDHWHSKLCIDAMDSGKHVYCEKPLTLTVEQAIAVRNAVRKYKKVLQVGPQRTSLDKFWNAQEIIKAGRIGKVTWAQGSWNRNNRGADVFGTSSRRDDPVGPHQTGEDYIDWDMWLGHKWGLAPRVPWSPNRFFYFRGYWDYNGGVATDLLYHFLAPLLLSIVGENGEYPHRVNGSGGLYDNDDGRQVPDVFMMTVDYPSKFTVYLESVLTNEYSHPTRIYGRYGTMEFTEDTNFIDMACTRTYRDKFLELNSNSDKVRVPPEGGRRDMEGNFIDVIRQGGKLHCNVDLGCATMVAIKMGVESYRQSKTLLWDAKKEKVVTG, from the coding sequence ATGTATGAGAAACAACTTTCCCGCCGCAGTTTCATAAAAACAGCCGCACTGGCAGGCAGCGCAGCAAGTTTCGGCGGCTTGATCCCCTCAAGGGTGCTGGGCGCGAATGACCGTATCAATTTCGGCATCATCGGAGTCGGCGGCCAGGGCGGCGGCCACTTAAGAAGCCTGGTAAAACGCAGCAAGGATGACAACATCCAGGTTGTCGCGGTCTGCGATGTGTTTCAAAAGAGGCTCAGCGAGGCCAAGAACGTCTGCGGGGGCGAGGGTTATATGGATTTCCGCAAGCTCCTCGACCGTAAGGATATCGATGCGGTGCTCATCGCCACCCCGGACCATTGGCATTCCAAACTCTGCATCGACGCCATGGATTCCGGAAAGCACGTGTACTGTGAAAAACCCCTGACCCTCACGGTGGAACAGGCTATCGCGGTGCGCAACGCAGTCCGTAAATACAAGAAAGTGCTCCAGGTCGGGCCGCAGCGCACTTCCCTCGACAAGTTCTGGAACGCCCAGGAAATCATCAAAGCAGGCCGCATCGGCAAGGTCACCTGGGCGCAGGGAAGCTGGAACCGTAACAACCGCGGCGCCGATGTCTTCGGCACTTCAAGCCGCCGGGACGACCCGGTCGGGCCTCACCAGACCGGGGAAGATTACATCGACTGGGATATGTGGCTCGGCCACAAATGGGGCCTGGCGCCACGCGTCCCCTGGAGTCCCAACCGGTTCTTCTATTTCCGTGGCTACTGGGATTACAACGGGGGGGTGGCGACCGACCTTCTCTACCATTTCCTTGCGCCGCTGCTCCTCTCAATCGTAGGGGAGAACGGCGAATATCCGCACCGGGTGAACGGCAGCGGAGGCCTCTACGACAACGACGACGGCCGTCAGGTTCCCGATGTATTCATGATGACCGTGGACTATCCGAGCAAATTCACTGTCTACCTGGAGAGTGTGCTCACCAACGAGTACTCCCACCCGACCCGCATCTACGGCCGCTATGGCACCATGGAGTTCACCGAGGATACAAACTTCATCGATATGGCCTGCACCCGCACCTACCGTGACAAGTTCCTGGAGCTTAACAGCAACAGCGACAAGGTCAGAGTTCCTCCCGAGGGCGGACGACGCGACATGGAAGGCAATTTTATCGATGTCATCCGCCAGGGCGGAAAGCTCCACTGCAATGTGGACCTCGGCTGCGCCACCATGGTCGCCATCAAGATGGGGGTAGAATCCTACCGTCAGAGCAAGACCCTGCTCTGGGATGCGAAAAAGGAGAAGGTGGTAACAGGGTAA
- a CDS encoding aldolase/citrate lyase family protein translates to MHENIFKRKLLAGDNVIGTFLNIPSPIIVEIMRRAGFDFFVVDGEHGVFNPESMDICVRTGDLCGFHPVIRVSDNSPITIQKAMDLLPAAIIIPQVTTLDEAKRAVHSALFPPRGFRGNSPNTRYGCYSADSGPELTRIADKNACIICQIEGVEGVRNLDSILAVKEIDGIFIGPYDLSTSMGIPGQVDDPSVIAKMEDIVSRSRAQRKFVGTYCQDQERAARWRQAGLQLLAVGVDTAVLYSAFSEMVKELR, encoded by the coding sequence ATGCACGAGAACATTTTCAAGAGAAAGCTGCTTGCCGGGGATAATGTCATCGGCACGTTCCTCAACATCCCCAGTCCCATTATCGTTGAAATCATGCGCCGGGCTGGATTCGATTTTTTCGTGGTTGACGGCGAGCACGGGGTGTTCAACCCGGAGAGCATGGATATCTGCGTCCGCACCGGCGACCTTTGCGGGTTCCACCCGGTAATCCGGGTGAGCGACAATTCTCCCATTACCATCCAGAAGGCCATGGACCTGCTTCCGGCGGCCATCATCATCCCGCAGGTGACCACGCTTGATGAAGCAAAACGCGCCGTGCATTCTGCCCTCTTCCCGCCGCGCGGCTTCCGGGGCAACTCCCCGAACACCCGTTACGGATGTTACAGCGCCGATTCCGGGCCGGAGCTCACCCGTATCGCCGACAAGAATGCCTGCATCATCTGCCAGATCGAGGGCGTGGAAGGCGTCCGCAACCTCGACTCCATCCTGGCGGTGAAAGAGATAGACGGCATCTTCATCGGGCCGTACGACCTCTCCACCTCCATGGGAATCCCAGGGCAGGTGGACGACCCTTCGGTCATAGCGAAAATGGAGGACATTGTTTCCCGTTCCCGTGCGCAGAGAAAATTTGTGGGCACCTACTGCCAGGATCAGGAGCGGGCGGCGCGCTGGCGTCAGGCGGGACTTCAGCTTCTCGCGGTAGGGGTGGACACCGCGGTTCTCTACTCAGCGTTTAGCGAAATGGTGAAAGAATTACGGTGA